In one Rutidosis leptorrhynchoides isolate AG116_Rl617_1_P2 chromosome 8, CSIRO_AGI_Rlap_v1, whole genome shotgun sequence genomic region, the following are encoded:
- the LOC139861741 gene encoding probable pectin methyltransferase QUA3, giving the protein MGHINLTSPKQRTSPSRKWQLLDFISMIFFAIVILFFILIFTPLGDSLAASGAQALIRSNTADPKQRYGLVALIEAGKHAEIESCGPDSVDYMPCEDPNRNSVLSREMNFYRERHCPVLSETPLCLIPPPLGYHVPIQWPESLHKIWHENMPYNKLADRKGHQGWMKRDGPYFIFPGGGTMFPDGATQYIAKLKQYIPISGGVLRTALDMGCGVASFGGHLLEEGILPLSFAPRDSHKSQIQFALERGIPAFVLMLGTRRLPFPASSFDLMHCSRCLIPFTAYNATYFMEVDRLLRPGGYLVISGPPVQWAKQDKEWADLQAVARALCYELIVVDGNTVIWKKPVSDSCLQNQNELGLELCDESDDPNTAWYVKLKKCVSQTSSFKGDFAVGSIPKWPQRLKQAPSRVSLIKNGNDVFEADTRRWERRIFYYKNSLHLKLGTPAVRNVMDMNAFFGGFAAALASDSLWVMNVVTDRKPSTLGVIYDRGLIGVYHDWCEPFSSYPRTYDFIHVVALESLIKDPVTGKNRCNVVDVMVEMDRLLRPEGTVVVRDSPEFISKIDRIASSVRWKSTTHVKEPESQGRERILVATKPLWTLPSSSSH; this is encoded by the exons ATGGGCCACATAAACCTAACTTCACCTAAACAACGCACCTCTCCATCACGTAAATGGCAGCTTCTAGATTTCATTTCAATGATATTCTTCGCAATCGTAATTCTATTCTTCATCTTAATCTTCACACCACTCGGCGATTCATTAGCCGCTTCAGGTGCTCAAGCGTTGATCCGATCCAACACAGCCGATCCGAAACAACGGTACGGACTTGTAGCCCTGATTGAAGCTGGAAAACATGCGGAGATTGAATCGTGTGGACCGGATTCTGTTGATTATATGCCGTGTGAAGATCCGAATCGGAATAGTGTGCTTAGTAGAGAAATGAATTTTTACCGGGAACGGCATTGTCCGGTGTTGAGTGAAACGCCGTTGTGTTTGATTCCGCCGCCGTTAGGTTATCATGTTCCGATTCAGTGGCCGGAGAGTTTACATAAG ATATGGCACGAAAACATGCCGTATAATAAACTAGCTGATAGGAAAGGACATCAAGGATGGATGAAAAGAGATGGTCCATACTTTATATTTCCTGGCGGTGGCACTATGTTTCCAGATGGAGCTACACAATATATCGCAAAGCTTAAACAATATATTCCTATTTCTGGTGGGGTCCTAAGGACTGCTCTTGATATGGGATGTGGG GTTGCTAGCTTTGGGGGTCACCTATTAGAAGAAGGAATCTTGCCACTTTCTTTTGCTCCAAGAGATTCACATAAATCACAAATACAATTTGCTTTGGAGAGAGGAATACCCGCATTTGTGTTGATGCTTGGCACTCGCCGACTTCCTTTCCCTGCATCTTCGTTTGATTTAATGCACTGTTCTCGATGTTTGATACCTTTTACTGCATATA ATGCAACATATTTTATGGAAGTCGATCGATTACTTCGCCCTGGTGGGTATTTAGTAATCTCAGGTCCTCCAGTACAGTGGGCTAAACAGGACAAAGAATGGGCAGATCTTCAGGCTGTGGCTAGAGCATTATGTTACGAGCTTATTGTTGTGGATGGGAACACAGTTATCTGGAAAAAGCCCGTTAGTGATTCATGTCTTCAGAACCAAAATGAACTTGGGCTTGAATTGTGTGATGAGTCTGATGACCCGAATACCGCTTG GTATGTGAAACTAAAAAAGTGTGTGAGTCAGACATCATCTTTCAAAGGAGATTTTGCTGTTGGTTCAATACCCAAATGGCCACAAAGACTAAAGCAAGCTCCATCACGGGTCAGTCTGATTAAGAATGGAAATGACGTATTCGAAGCTGACACACGGCGTTGGGAAAGGAGGATTTTTTACTACAAAAATTCGTTACACCTGAAACTGGGGACACCTGCAGTACGAAATGTGATGGATATGAATGCGTTTTTCGGTGGTTTTGCAGCTGCACTGGCGTCTGATTCTTTGTGGGTGATGAATGTTGTTACAGATCGCAAGCCTTCAACTTTAGGTGTGATTTACGATAGAGGGCTTATTGGTGTTTATCATGATTG GTGCGAACCTTTCTCAAGTTACCCTCGTACTTATGACTTCATTCATGTGGTTGCACTTGAATCCCTCATAAAGGATCCAGTCACCGGCAAGAACAG ATGTAATGTTGTGGATGTGATGGTAGAGATGGATCGATTATTGCGTCCAGAAGGAACAGTTGTGGTTCGTGATTCTCCTGAATTTATATCAAAAATAGACCGAATTGCTAGTTCCGTAAGATGGAAATCTACTACGCACGTTAAGGAACCCGAATCACAAGGGAGGGAACGAATTCTGGTAGCCACAAAACCTCTTTGGACATTACCTTCATCATCTTCTCATTAA